The following proteins are encoded in a genomic region of Brachypodium distachyon strain Bd21 chromosome 1, Brachypodium_distachyon_v3.0, whole genome shotgun sequence:
- the LOC100841062 gene encoding uncharacterized protein LOC100841062: protein MSAKYIVAGLVGSCAISYACDYIVSQKKIFGGTIPGTVSDKEWWQATEKRFQAWPRTAGPPVIMNPISRQNFIVKDLNP from the exons ATGTCTGCCAAGTACATAGTCGCCGGCCTTGTTGGCTCATGTGCCATCTCATATGCTTGCGACTACATTGTTTCCCAGAAGAAGATCTTCGGTG GCACCATACCAGGGACTGTGTCTGACAAGGAGTGGTGGCAGGCGACAGAGAAGAGGTTCCAGGCATGGCCTCGCACCGCTGGTCCGCCGGTCATCATGAACCCCATAAGTCGCCAGAACTTCATCGTGAAGGACCTCAACCCCTGA